Below is a genomic region from Streptomyces sp. RPA4-2.
CCGGGCCAGCTGGAAGCGGTCGAACAGGGCGGTCAGGGTCTCGTCCCGGTTCACCTGGACCCGGACCGGCAGGGCGGCGATGAACAGGCCGACCGCGCGTTCCAGGCCGTCGACCGCGCGGTCGCGGCCCGCCGAGACCACGCCGACCGTGACGTCGGCGCGCCCCAGACGCGAGGCGGCCAGCAGGGCCCAGCCCGCGCAGGCCAGGGTCGAGAAGGTGTGCCCGTGCCCGGCGCCCCGCTCGCGCAGCGCGCCGGCGATCGCCGGGTCCACCCGGTCCGCCACCCGGCTGAAGCGGGAGGGACCCAGCCGGCCCCGCTCCGCGGCCAGCCGTGACGGGAGCGCCCCGGCCAGCTGGTTCTGCCAGAAGGCGCGGTCCGCCTCGGGGTCGGTGTCCTCGGCCGTGTCGAGTTCGGGGACCGGCGGGAGGCCGGCCTCGCGGCCTTCGAGAGCGGCGAGGTAGAGCGCGAGGAGTTCGTCGAGCAGCACCAGGTTCGACCAGCCGTCGGCCAGCAGATAGCTCTGGACCTGGCCCAGCCACCAGGTGGACGGGCCGCGCACCAGCCACACCCGCCACAGGGGCGGTTCGGACACGTCGAAGGGCGTGACGCGTTCGGCCTCCAGCAGGGCGATCAGCTCGTCGGCGACCGCGTCCGGCTCGTGGCCGCTCCAGTCCAGCACCTCGATCACCGGGTCGAGCCGGTCGGCGACGACCGGGGTCCAGGTGCCGTCGCCGTCGCGCCGGAAGCCGGTGCGCAGGGCGGGGTGGCGGGCGTTGAGCTGGTGCCAGGCGGCCCGGAAGAGGCCGGGGTCGATCTCGAAGGGCAGCTCGGTCGTGGACTGCATCTGGTACAGGCCCGGCACCCAGGCGCTCTCCAGCACGTCGAGCATGTGGTGCTGACCGGGCGTCACCGCGGGTCCGGCGGACCGGGGCCGGCCTCCCCGGGCGGTGGCCGCGAGGGCGCCGCCCTCGTCGACGGCCTTCGCGAGGGCCTCGATCGTCTGGTGGGCGAACACCATGCGCGGCGTCATCTCAAGACCCGCGCGGCGGGCGGCGCTCACCATGCGGATGACCGCGATGGAGTTGCCGCCCAGGGCGAAGAAGCCGATGTCGACCGGGACGTCGTCGCGGCCGAGCGCCTCGCTCCACAGCGTCACCAGAGCCTGCTCGGTCCCGGTGCTCGCGGCGCGCCCCGTGACGGCCGTGACCGTGGGCGCCGGCAGCTCACGGCGGTTGACCTTGCCGTTGTGGGTGAGCGGGAAGGACTCCATGCGGACGAAGGAGGCCGGCACCATGTGCTGGGGCAGCCGCGCCGACAGCTGCCGCTTGAGCTCGGCGTCGCCCGGGATCTCCCCGCCCGAAGGCGCCACCAGATAGGCCACCAGCGTCTTGGCGCCGTCGCGCGGGCCGTGCGCCGCGACCAGGCAGGAGCCGCCGCCGATCACCGCCCGCAGGGCCGCCTCGATCTCGCCGGTCTCGACCCGATAGCCGTTGATCTTGACCTGGAAGTCGATGCGCCCGAGCAGTTCGAGATTGCCGTCCGGCATCCAGCGGGCGCGGTCGCCGGTGCGGTACATGCGGGCCCCGGGCACCGCGCTGAACGGATCGGGCAGGAAGCGCTCACCGGTCAGCCGGGCCCGGTAGTGGTAGCCCCAGCCGACACCGACGCCGCCGAGGTACAGCTCGCCGGGCACGCCGACGGGCAGCGGGGACAGCGCCGCGTCGAGGACGTACGAGGTCTGGTTCGCCATCGGGGCGCCGTAGGGGATGCTGCGCTGCTCCGGCAGGACCTCCCCGATCAGGTGGATCGTCGAGTCCATGGAGACCTCGGTGGCCCCGCCCATGCTCACCAGCTGCGCCGAGGCGATCAGCTGCGCGGCGGCCCGCTGCGGGAGCGCCAGCGGGATCCAGTCGCCGCCGAGCAGCGCCAGCCGGATCGGCAGCCGCTCCCCGCCGCGGATCTCGCACTCCTCGACCAGCAGCCCGAACAGCGCCGGTACCGAGTGCCACACGGTGACGGACTCGCGCTCGATCGTCTCGATCCAGCGGTGCGGGGAGCGCTCGTCCTCGGGCGCCGGGAACACCACGGTCGCGCCCGCCATGAGCGTGCCGAACACGTCGTACGCACTCATGTCGAAGGCCAGTGCCGAGACGCCGAAGACCTTGTCCCCAGGGCCGACCCCGAAGCGCCGGTTGAAGTCGGTGAAGTTGTTGACGCGGCCCCGGTGGTCGAGCAGCACGCCCTTGGGCAGACCGGTCGATCCCGAGGTGTAGATCAGGTACAGCAGGTCGTCCGGGCGGACGTCGCGCTCCGGCCGCGTCGCGGGGAAGGCCCCGGCACCGGTGGGGTCGACGGCCGCGACGCCGTCGCCGGCGAGCCGGTCGTCCCGGGTGACGACCACCCGGGCGCCGGAGTCCGCCAGCATCCACTGGAGGCGCTCGGCCGGGTAGCCCGGGTCGAGCGGGACGTAGCCCGCACCCGTCTTGGCGATGGCGAGCTGGGTGACGACCAGGTCGATGCCGCGCTCCAGGCAGACACCGACGCGCTCGTGGCGGCCGCAGCCCTGTTCGATCAGCAGCCGGGCGAGCCGGTTGGCGCGCTCGTCGAGTTCGGCGTAACCGACCCCCTCGTCGCCGCAGACCACCGCGACGGCGTCCGGCTCCAGGTCCGCCCGCTGCTCGAACAGGCCGTGCGCGGTGGCGTGTTCGGGATACTCCTCGCCCGTACGGTTCCACTCCTCGACGACCAGTTCCCGCTCGGCCGGGGTGAGCAGGTCCGCGTTGTCGACGTGGACGTCCGGGGTCTCGCAGAGGCCT
It encodes:
- a CDS encoding amino acid adenylation domain-containing protein, which gives rise to MIRETATEREAFESLSAAKRELMASLLLARGRQRAAARTVRRRDPAKPCLLSRGQEQLWVAESLADGRPLYNVPYGVRLRGALDITALRAALDGLVARHSVLRTVYRQRPDGGLEQVVLPAEPVALPVEEAGDEEAAMAAAQQEAARPIDLAAGPVIHGRLFRIAADDHLLALVVHHIATDAWSVGVLLEDLAELYDAAREGRTPRLPELDIDYADAAAHERAHEPDDHGWLVAQWREQLAWAQPLGLSPNGDRGTARTGRRIRCQWDGQFGRELQRTAEAHRTTVFNVMLTAFAVLLNRYTGTSRFAIGTVMANRNRQTERLVGYFANTVPVVADLSDGGGSLRGVLAGITRESLWAREHQIPFDVLVDKVAPQRTLAESPLFEAMFVFNNGPGHELRLRDLSLAPTHLHSGTAKFPLDLSCAVTDGEVMVSLEFDESVLDAAAAERLLGHYRRLLTGLCETPDVHVDNADLLTPAERELVVEEWNRTGEEYPEHATAHGLFEQRADLEPDAVAVVCGDEGVGYAELDERANRLARLLIEQGCGRHERVGVCLERGIDLVVTQLAIAKTGAGYVPLDPGYPAERLQWMLADSGARVVVTRDDRLAGDGVAAVDPTGAGAFPATRPERDVRPDDLLYLIYTSGSTGLPKGVLLDHRGRVNNFTDFNRRFGVGPGDKVFGVSALAFDMSAYDVFGTLMAGATVVFPAPEDERSPHRWIETIERESVTVWHSVPALFGLLVEECEIRGGERLPIRLALLGGDWIPLALPQRAAAQLIASAQLVSMGGATEVSMDSTIHLIGEVLPEQRSIPYGAPMANQTSYVLDAALSPLPVGVPGELYLGGVGVGWGYHYRARLTGERFLPDPFSAVPGARMYRTGDRARWMPDGNLELLGRIDFQVKINGYRVETGEIEAALRAVIGGGSCLVAAHGPRDGAKTLVAYLVAPSGGEIPGDAELKRQLSARLPQHMVPASFVRMESFPLTHNGKVNRRELPAPTVTAVTGRAASTGTEQALVTLWSEALGRDDVPVDIGFFALGGNSIAVIRMVSAARRAGLEMTPRMVFAHQTIEALAKAVDEGGALAATARGGRPRSAGPAVTPGQHHMLDVLESAWVPGLYQMQSTTELPFEIDPGLFRAAWHQLNARHPALRTGFRRDGDGTWTPVVADRLDPVIEVLDWSGHEPDAVADELIALLEAERVTPFDVSEPPLWRVWLVRGPSTWWLGQVQSYLLADGWSNLVLLDELLALYLAALEGREAGLPPVPELDTAEDTDPEADRAFWQNQLAGALPSRLAAERGRLGPSRFSRVADRVDPAIAGALRERGAGHGHTFSTLACAGWALLAASRLGRADVTVGVVSAGRDRAVDGLERAVGLFIAALPVRVQVNRDETLTALFDRFQLARVEGAEHTSVPTGTLQRMGTDDGPLFDSVVVVANYPVSSALRAQQSASVQRGAESDGTRNQTEYALRLDITDDAEPRIALSYYGDRITDADARQLLDDYLALLAAVARTPAATVGQVLPLSRLPIGDPR